One window from the genome of Dermacentor silvarum isolate Dsil-2018 chromosome 5, BIME_Dsil_1.4, whole genome shotgun sequence encodes:
- the LOC119454473 gene encoding uncharacterized protein LOC119454473: protein MPKPSLSSGPRVPVMKQLSTKHCFVRRAITKAISTIDALLSDEVTPQRVLHRHLELILAKQAELVEFDRAIQETLMDAYLEADLSTAFKYEQKPLGPTDILDLDELTSASDDEAPVLQPTSSAPWGPVTDTDANWKLAISRRQRQRQKKFDQARAETTQAAGPASVPPSHTVAGAASAENAPATSKDAACAASARTTQHVKEPRQLRRKLPPLPRTDLKIIMRPKKGLAIRNFTTHQISRAIVVAGDSQQHCTGDHFIIRTRPGSNIIIASTPHVDTAQVLRRITTLTLGGNTHEFNTYVAAPEDTLRGVIHGIDPGTTPEELTANLRVRTQGVRVHSARMLGATKSALITFEGPFIPRYVLYYGGEVACHPYKPTRQACQVCLQPGHRSDVCPTPNARVCRQCGTLDPVDGHPCAPKCQVCGEGHLTGAKECSQRLKTLRPRPTPPTQPRWRNPQRNPPNTKRRWFSKEGETSRSLSHSRSQSFPPLPPAGPGQQQQPQNQDRKTKGQQQQPTRQQPQQASRKSAEKHNFTSSAGTDTKVSWPAVGATPIAPPNTQSPAYEHLLAENFKLKQELAAVKARQAKDSAQLHALIARIGSPPESTECHSQNNPNRHATPKIPPSLPTPTDSAVTREEIREMLSALSQQLSQQFSIVFTQHLTQFGARLDSLETRLDTQIAETGGNIRRKRATRSSRTTEDQVPLRGACKLAQGKELVLLGDFNALDERWGYNRSDVKGKQLAAAAEKFQLELLTDPANPTRIGNSVCRDTCPDLTFARGSANYNWDNLQESLGSDHCILRTQITESAMRHSIRQARITNWDVFRRESENSIGNLANLTDWCEQIKEIRDRCTTLMKRTSQLPEVDGHLLHLWEARRSLIRRWKTRKHNRRLKLKIASLTLEAEQYAEQLARINWAQFSDSLRGSLGTARTWHVLRALIDPTRTKNETNKSVQRLIHAFEGTDDELLAQVQRKCYGDYHPPPYRARYQGYANHTLDRLITLDEVNAAIRSSTRNTAAGADKITYSLIRNLNDTAVQELTNFLNDHWQCGTLPPEWKHAEVMMIPKPGKKLQIENLRPISLTSCLGKVFERVITSRLQNYLEDNDLLPHSMYGFRAHLSTQDVLLQLKEDVIDTAPKQGENIILALDIKGAFDNVSHQAILDGLAALHCGQRTYSYVQAFLLDRTATVGLGSIRSNIIKVPNKGTPQGSVISPLLFNVAMVGLAHELHRIDGIHHAMYADDITIWATRGSLGEKEHNLQKAATCVEQYVQARGLTCATEKSELLRIWQHKPPKSAQKDPGYSLRVVVAGQQIPEKTTIRILGMWIQSNRHVNHTLTILRTTTLQVARMISRVATRHHGMREEDTLKLIRNLVVSRITYSLPYQRLTKGEQDQVEAMLRKAYKAALKLPQGTPTSKLLAMGLHNTYAELCEAQLATQLQRLAQTPTGCALLRRLGYTGQLHEAARRKPIPDHLRTTYKVAPIPRNMDPRLHQGRREARVEALEREYGHKNTTYYVDAANYDRTNTKAVELGCFCSCLLPPPCLDCFH from the exons ATGCCGAAACCCAGCCTGTCGTCTGGCCCCCGAGTTCCGGTGATGAAGCAACTAAGCACCAAGCACTGCTTCGTCCGAAGGGCCATCACCAAGGCCATTTCTACGATCGACGCCCTTCTGTCAGATGAGGTCACCCCTCAGCGTGTGCTGCACCGACACCTCGAGCTTATCTTGGCGAAGCAGGCGGAGCTCGTAGAGTTCGACCGCGCAATTCAAGAGACGCTCATGGACGCATACCTGGAGGCAGACCTCTCCACAGCTTTTAAGTACGAACAAAAG CCCCTGGGCCCCACGGACATCCTCGACCTCGACGAGCTCACCTCGGCAAGCGACGACGAGGCCCCAGTACTTCAGCCCACCTCGTCTGCACCGTGGGGGCCGGTGACTGACACCGATGCGAACTGGAAACTGGCGATTTCCCGTCGTCAACGCCAACGCCAGAAAAAGTTCGACCAAGCTCGGGCGGAAACAACGCAGGCAGCCGGTCCTGCAAGCGTTCCTCCCAGCCACACCGTCGCCGGGGCTGCCTCGGCGGAGAACGCTCCCGCTACGTCGAAAGACGCGGCCTGCGCTGCGTCGGCgcgaacaacacaacatgtgaaggAGCCACGCCAGTTAcgacggaagctgccgccgctccCACGCACAGACCTAAAAATCATCATGCGGCCGAAAAAGGGTCTGGCCATTCGGAACTTCACGACACACCAAATCTCCCGAGCCATTGTGGTGGCAGGCGATTCTCAACAACATTGCACAGGTGACCACTTCATCATCCGCACCCGCCCCGGATCGAACATTATTATTGCCAGCACGCCACATGTTGACACCGCCCAAGTTCTTCGCCGGATCACCACCCTGACACTGGGGGGGAATACCCACGAATTCAACACTTACGTGGCGGCCCCCGAAGACACGTTGCGTGGAGTCATCCATGGCATAGACCCCGGCACTACTCCTGAAGAACTCACTGCCAACCTCCGCGTGCGCACGCAGGGGGTGAGAGTGCACAGTGCGCGGATGCTTGGTGCTACTAAATCCGCTTTGATCACCTTCGAGGGCCCCTTCATCCCCCGCTATGTACTGTATTACGGTGGGGAGGTAGCCTGCCACCCTTACAAGCCGACGCGGCAAGCCTGCCAAGTCTGCCTACAACCGGGGCACCGATCAGACGTGTGTCCTACGCCGAACGCTCGAGTGTGTCGGCAGTGCGGGACCCTCGACCCTGTGGATGGTCACCCctgtgctcccaaatgccaagTATGTGGGGAAGGCCACCTGACGGGTGCCAAAGAGTGCTCACAGAGACTGAAGACCCTGCGGCCGCGGCCCACCCCACCCACCCAACCCCGTTGGCGCAACCCTCAGCGCAACCCACCCAATACCAAACGCAGGTGGTTCAGCAAGGAGGGGGAGACTTCGCGCAGCCTCTCTCACTCGCGGTCGCAGTCTTTCCCTCCTCTACCCCCTGCAGGACCtggccagcagcaacagccgcagaACCAGGACCGGAAGACCAAAGGGCAACAGCAGCAACCCACACGCCAGCAGCCCCAGCAGGCCTCTCGCAAGTCTGCCGAGAAGCACAATTTCACTTCTTCAGCCGGCACCGATACCAaggtgagctggccagcagtaggGGCGACACCCATCGCTCCGCCCAACACTCAGTCCCCCGCGTACGAACACCTTCTCGCAGAAAATTTCAAGCTCAAACAGGAGCTGGCTGCCGTCAAGGCGCGTCAAGCTAAGGACAGCGCTCAACTCCACGCCCTAATAGCGCGCATTGGATCGCCACCGGAATCCACCGAATGCCACTCACAAAACAACCCCAACAGACACGCAACCCCTAAGATTCCGCCCTCGCTTCCCACCCCGACGGACTCCGCAGTCACACGCGAAGAGATACGCGAAATGCTGTCTGCGCTCTCCCAACAACTCTCCCAACAATTCAGTATCGTCTTCACACAACACCTCACACAGTTCGGAGCCCGCCTTGACTCCCTCGAGACACGCCTCGACACCCAAATTGCCGAAACAGGCGGTAATATACGAAGGAAGAGGGCCACCCGCAGCTCCCGCACCACGGAAGACCAAGTCCCTCTCAGA GGTGCCTGCAAATTAGCCCAGGGGAAGGAACTCGTACTCCTCGGGGACTTCAATGCTCTCGACGAACGCTGGGGATACAATCGTTCGGATGTCAAAGGCAAACAACTTGCAGCTGCCGCCGAAAAATTCCAACTCGAACTGCTTACGGATCCAGCAAACCCTACCCGGATCGGCAACAGCGTATGCAGGGACACTTGTCCCGATCTCACCTTCGCCCGTGGTAGTGCAAACTATAATTGGGACAACTTGCAGGAATCCTTGGGtagtgaccactgcattctccgTACACAAATTACGGAGAGTGCGATGCGTCACTCCATTAGACAAGCCCGCATCACAAACtgggacgtcttccgtcgcgagaGCGAGAATTCAATTGGCAACCTTGCAAACCTCACTGACTGGTGCGAGCAAATTAAAGAAATTCGGGACCGTTGCACCACCCTCATGAAAAGAACATCTCAACTCCCAGAAGTGGACGGCCATCTTCTGCACCTGTGGGAAGCCAGAAGAAGCCTCatccgcagatggaagacccgaaAACATAACCGACGTCTCAAGCTCAAGATCGCATCTCTCACCCTCGAGGCTGAGCAGTATGCTGAGCAACTGGCACGAATTAACTGGGCCCAGTTCAGCGACTCGCTTCGAGGCTCACTGGGTACGGCCCGCACGTGGCACGTTCTACGAGCCTTGATTGATCCTACTCGAACAAAAAATGAGACAAACAAATCAGTCCAGCGCCTCATACACGCCTTTGAAGGCACGGACGACGAGCTGCTTGCTCAAGTACAGCGCAAATGCTATGGTGATTATCACCCGCCTCCCTATCGGGCGAGGTATCAAGGTTATGCAAACCACACCCTGGACCGGCTGATAACGTTGGACGAAGTTAATGCTGCCAttcgcagcagcacccgcaacacaGCAGCGGGGGCGGATAAAATCACGTACTCTCTTATCAGGAATCTCAACGACACCGCCGTACAAGAACTCACGAACTTCCTAAACGACCATTGGCAATGTGGCACGCTCCCCCCCGAGTGGAAGCACGCAGAGGTGATGATGATACCGAAGCCGGGTAAGAAGCTCCAGATCGAGAACCTTCGACCAATATCACTCACTTCCTGCCTCGGCAAAGTCTTCGAACGCGTCATCACTAGCCGCCTGcaaaactatctcgaggacaatgACCTTCTCCCGCATTCAATGTACGGATTCCGGGCACATCTTTCAACCCAGGATGTACTGCTTCAACTAAAGGAAGATGTCATTGACACTGCCCCAAAGCAAGGAGAAAATATCATTCTGGCCTTGGACATCAAGGGCGCCTTTGATAATGTGAGCCATCAAGCCATTCTCGACGGCCTCGCTGCCCTTCACTGCGGACAGCGCACCTACAGTTATGTTCAGGCATTCCTGTTGGACCGCACCGCCACGGTCGGTCTCGGTTCAATCCGCTCAAACATCATCAAGGTTCCGAACAAGGGCACCCCACAGGGCTCAGTGatctccccgctactgttcaacgTAGCCATGGTTGGTCTTGCGCACGAACTCCATCGCATTGATGGCATCCATCACgcaatgtacgcggatgacatcacaatctgggCTACGCGGGGGTCCCTTGGAGAAAAAGAACATAACTTGCAGAAAGCAGCCACCTGCGTCGAACAATACGTACAGGCACGTGGCCTGACCTGTGCAACCGAGAAGTCTGAGCTCCTAAGAATCTGGCAACACAAGCCCCCCAAATCGGCGCAGAAGGACCCAGGCTACAGCCTGCGCGTCGTTGTCGCCGGCCAACAAATCCCAGAGAAAACCACCATCCGTATATTGGGTATGTGGATCCAGTCAAACCGCCATGTGAATCACACCCTCACTATCCTCCGCACTACCACGCTGCAGGTTGCCCGAATGATATCCCGGGTCGCCACTCGTCACCATGGTATGCGCGAAGAGGACACTCTGAAACTCATACGCAACCTCGTGGTTAGTAGGATAACATACAGTTTGCCCTATCAACGACTTACCAAAGGCGAACAGGACCAAGTGGAAGCCATGCTCCGGAAGGCCTATAAGGCGGCACTCAAGCTACCCCAGGGCACTCCCACGAGCAAGCTCCTCGCAATGGGTCTGCACAACACCTATGCAGAACTTTGCGAAGCGCAGCTCGCCACGCAGCTGCAGCGACTTGCACAAACACCAACAGGCTGCGCATTACTCCGACGCCTCGGTTATACCGGCCAGCTCCATGAAGCAGCTCGCCGCAAGCCCATTCCAGACCACCTTCGCACCACCTATAAGGTCGCCCCAATCCCCCGTAATATGGACCCCCGACTACATCAGGGACGGCGGGAAGCCAGAGTGGAAGCTCTCGAACGAGAGTACGGGCACAAGAACACCACATACTATGTTGACGCTGCCAACTACGACCGCACGAACACCAAGGCA gtagaACTTGGCTGCTTCTGCTCCTGCCTTCTACCACCACCCTGTCTCGACTGCttccactag